One part of the Populus alba chromosome 18, ASM523922v2, whole genome shotgun sequence genome encodes these proteins:
- the LOC118059429 gene encoding uncharacterized protein isoform X1, whose protein sequence is MDKNKSRTDLLAAGRKKLQQFRQKKDSKGSSSSHGRSSKKSSTSEKHESDADEASSTGKAAGLKQVHEWEVKSQSDPDSGRVDSLLSPSSGGPDLDLDLDVVAVDLPSIPLTPETRVAETALDHDAGSAAEEGRADENHIDSSKPDEGESSQSIDDKAARVVPLGSSDIPDSEAKTKHDDAFVSVDMSAPHKLIDTMDGTTVTGEAESQDGEDGMWPLPPQEDTPDTSSIQARGNQVTDDADGLDSKHFGGSSDLELEGDRRLSFSGHGEIAKCAGETASEQIHVEEAAASQSKQSDGVDDASVSASATDMSDGLVASTLAISEADGSAGVIHEATNQHGKVVDIGPSTVENVEILSGYGYCGNDGESVQSDRLVTEASSPQYFPEDSFVFVAESDKKPLLNKLASTSDGYAMSPLGDLGQITFLQLIEVIKGLNEDEFRLLLESRGSVSNVELGTPSSFSSQNGFPGLLERLREELFLTKCMKDILQLQLSEQSNLQIENDHHLHQLDDEISVLHASLKEARERGNSLAEELAECRSELQASCSGREELEQQFHEAKVQVEEVSARAYKLQNSLEMSQSELLRLSKELTNSQDFVAALQVEVENLNGSLVSLTEERKIVEEGKNSCLHENEKLLNELADCKSLIAALQTESSNLRGTVASMTDEKIKLNGEKEYLADCHDKICLELSDCKGLVEALQVENLKLSGSLAMATEERKKLEEDVSYSAQERDRLSSELLVLHDELSKDHAECLQFESELKEMTTRLEQLTEENIFLSSNLDIHKVKLQEIEDLQAQKSSLVGKAANPVGSLETQSKVWENASDVEHDGEATFSMSEKSMSGNFEVGPPLALLGQEVFDDSLGFVALKGHLEEAGKVLQGLEKEIEVVHSHSVSLTRAGGKSASPAVSKLIQAFESKGQHDENEAEDGSMKEDQSPATDPFASMKEHTGNLKAILKRLTLDAKNASLMFKTERDDISIANCTIRELKFQAEALKEHNDNLEATNIELGVLYEAAKQQLSDFNEKNNKLEALCDSLRQQEFSLKAENSEFGRKLSDCELKIEDLQSQLHGLQKSSDEKASVLHDELAKSQMEAAERALTVEQEWNSTVAQIIEAVDRLDVSTGFLLTSTTSMPSHGSLDVSSHVTASVNAATNMIQDLKEKLEASSRDHETASNLFNGVSEKCNELLGKSELANVTLHKLYSELRKIVIDSCGYVEESNLQDEEFPDTVDYIRFKALLEELENALAERLQLQSANKKLNSELMSQIKDIEELNRRCHDFSSIQRLIEDVEGEVKLENGGADSETTPVSHLESLVSFLVHKYKEAKEQVNSSREEFGSKVLEMTELQKEIHQLTGLTLQHENEILVLKEHLTQAEEALVAMRSEWQEKVSELQQSEQRVSSIREKLSIAVAKGKGLVVQRDSLKQSLAETSGELDRCSQELQLKDSRLHEIEAKLKTYSEAGGRVEALESELSYIRNSATALRESFLLKDSVLQRIEEILEDLDLPEHFHSRDIIEKVDWLARSATANTLLPTDWDQKSSVGGSHSDTGFVVTDTWKEDVQSGSNSGDDLRRKYEELQSKFYGLAEQNEMLEQSLMERNNLVQRWEERLARINLPSHLRLAEPEDRIEWLENALSEASHDRNSLLQKVDELENYCRSVTADLEESQDRVSHLIAELQESSKRVSDLERDLQAVILERENLFERLEILTSDVEKLSARTVQFELDNEKLQNEASALQEKLVDKLGIEECIQSINDEIRRMQDLVCDALQDPGAKDFISDGSSTECLERLLRKLLENYTTLSSAKSVPVEAVVDHHAKGTDANFIEGQTRDILDSEKSDAALLKRDAWGNEEENGDSLKKELEETLSELACVKEERDRDREKQQSLICEVEAKEKKILELQELLHQEEQKSTSVREKLNVAVRKGKLLVQQRDSLKQTIEEMNAELVLLKSQIKDRENALADNEQKMRDLATYPERVEALEADSSLLRNHLAETEHLLQEKGHTLTMMLNVLGDVDVGAEIYSNDPIEKLGYMGKLCCDLHAAVASAEQESKKSGRAAELLLAELNEVQDRNDSLQEELAKASIEISEISKERDTAEAAKLEALSRLERSFTVHAQEKRKQYSELAVLKSMADKLRKSFSDINDLLGGVFTMELEFLQNVEAGMASCVKRTETNLAVLVPPFSRADGITFNISENMDNLSVEFSSQSSMPDDFDDNFIIEVCNTVQELMKEIGAVKVILGEHSGALHNQARNLSKLIGILHGEMISQKESIEALERENKHVKSAEKEKEREIVVLLRNISLLYDACTSSIMEIENRKAEVSGNALATGDMAVNWKPARFADGGGHNFPSEEHFKTMAERLSVAVKDFLSIKGDITEGEKKEMKVMISNLQKELQEKDIQRERICMELVSQIKEAESAVTSYSLDLQSSRTRIYDLEKQVDVMEEERELLKQRVKELQDGQAISADLQERVRSLTDVLAAKEQEIETLMQALDEEEVQMEDLTSKTKELEKILQQKNLDIENLEASRGKALKKLSITVNKFDELHHFSESLLAEVEKLQSQLQERDAEISFLRQEVTRCTNEVLVASQMSSKRNSDDIHELLMWLDTLVSQAGMQDVNLYDSSTAPEHKELLQKKITSIVSKLEDLQVVAQSRDTLVQTERNKVDELTRRIENLESSLREKESQLNMLEGVEGLGQTTNSVSEIVEVEPVINKWVAPVPSSSSQVRNLRKVNNDQVAIAIDEDPVGKNSLEDEDDDKVHGFKSLTTSRIVPKFTRPVSDMIDGLWVSCDRALMRRPALRLCIIIYWAILHTLLATFAV, encoded by the exons CTTCAGCAATTTCGCCAGAAGAAGGACAGTAAAGGCAGTAGTAGTAGCCATGGAAGATCCTCGAAAAAGTCTAGCACGTCGGAGAAGCATGAATCTGACGCTGATGAAGCGTCGAGTACTGGAAAAGCAGCAGGATTGAAACAGGTTCATGAATGGGAAGTTAAATCTCAGAGTGATCCTGATTCGGGAAGGGTAGATTCTTTGTTGTCTCCATCTTCTGGGGGTCCTGATCTCGATCTTGATCTTGATGTTGTGGCTGTTGATCTGCCTTCAATTCCTCTGACACCTGAAACAAGAGTAGCCGAAACAGCTTTGGATCATGATGCTGGCAGTGCTGCGGAGGAAGGCAGGGCTGATGAGAATCATATTGATTCCTCAAAACCTGATGAAGGGGAAAGTAGCCAGTCTATTGATGATAAGGCTGCAAGAGTTGTTCCTTTAGGAAGCTCAGATATTCCAGATTCTGAAGCAAAAACCAAACATGATGATGCATTTGTGAGCGTAGACATGTCAGCCCCTCATAAATTAATTGATACCATGGATGGCACAACTGTTACAGGTGAAGCAGAGAGCCAAGATGGGGAAGACGGCATGTGGCCATTGCCACCACAAGAAGATACCCCTGATACATCCTCAATACAAGCAAGGGGAAATCAGGTAACGGAT GATGCTGATGGTTTGGACTCAAAGCATTTTGGTGGAAGCAGTGATTTAGAGCTTGAAGGAGACAGGAGGCTTTCTTTCTCTGGGCATGGTGAAATTGCCAAATGTGCTGGAGAGACAGCTTCAGAACAGATCCACGTGGAGGAAGCAGCAGCTTCTCAATCAAAGCAAAGTGATGGGGTAGATGATGCTTCTGTTTCTGCAAGTGCAACTGACATGTCAGATGGGCTAGTGGCATCTACTTTGGCTATTTCAGAGGCTGATGGAAGTGCAGGTGTTATCCATGAAGCCACGAATCAACATGGGAAAGTTGTTGATATAGGTCCATCTACTGTAGAAAATGTGGAAATTCTGTCCGGGTATGGATATTGTGGAAATGATGGGGAAAGTGTTCAATCTGATAGGTTGGTTACAGAAGCATCTAGTCCACAATATTTTCCCGAGGATTCTTTTGTGTTTGTTGCTGAAAGTGACAAAAAGCCTCTTTTAAATAAACTAGCTAGTACATCTGATGGATATGCTATGTCTCCTCTTGGTGATTTGGGCCAAATCACTTTCTTGCAGCTGATAGAGGTGATAAAGGGACTTAATGAAGACGAGTTTAGGTTACTGCTTGAGTCTCGGGGATCAGTTTCTAATGTTGAGTTGGGGACTCCCAGTTCGTTCTCATCACAAAATGGCTTTCCAGGTTTGTTGGAGAGACTTAGAGAAGAATTGTTCCTCACAAAGTGCATGAAAGATATCCTTCAATTGCAACTTTCTGAACAGTCTAATCTACAAATAGAGAATGATCACCATTTGCATCAATTGGATGATGAAATATCTGTGCTTCATGCATCACTCAAAGAAGCTCGTGAGAGGGGTAACTCCCTTGCTGAAGAGCTTGCAGAATGCAGATCTGAACTTCAGGCTAGTTGTAGTGGGAGGGAGGAGCTTGAGCAGCAATTTCACGAAGCAAAGGTGCAAGTCGAGGAAGTTTCTGCTAGAGCATACAAGTTGCAGAATAGTCTGGAGATGTCTCAATCAGAATTATTGAGACTATCCAAGGAATTGACCAACAGCCAGGATTTTGTTGCAGCCTTGCAGGTGGAAGTTGAAAACTTAAATGGCAGTCTTGTTTCCTTGACCGAGGAGAGAAAGATAGTTGAGGAGGGAAAAAATTCTTGTCTCCATGAGAATGAGAAGCTGTTGAATGAATTAGCTGACTGCAAGAGTTTGATAGCAGCTTTGCAGACGGAAAGTTCCAACTTGAGGGGAACTGTTGCTTCAATGACAGATGAGAAAATCAAGCTCAATGGGGAAAAGGAGTACCTTGCTGATTGTCATGATAAGATTTGCCTGGAGTTATCTGATTGTAAGGGTTTGGTGGAAGCTCTACAGGTGGAAAATCTGAAATTAAGTGGGAGCCTTGCTATGGCtacagaagagagaaagaaacttGAAGAGGACGTGAGTTATTCAGCCCAGGAGAGAGATAGACTTTCATCCGAGCTTCTTGTCCTTCATGATGAGTTATCTAAAGATCATGCAGAATGCTTGCAGTTTGAATCTGAGCTAAAAGAGATGACAACGCGTCTTGAACAACTGACGgaggaaaatatatttcttagcAGCAATCTGGATATACATAAAGTTAAGCTACAAGAAATTGAAGACTTGCAAGCCCAAAAGTCATCCCTGGTTGGCAAAGCTGCGAATCCAGTTGGAAGTTTGGAAACACAGAGCAAGGTTTGGGAGAATGCATCTGATGTTGAGCATGATGGTGAAGCTACCTTTTCAATGTCTGAGAAATCCATGTCTGGTAACTTTGAAGTAGGTCCGCCACTAGCACTGTTGGGGCAGGAAGTCTTTGATGATTCCTTGGGTTTTGTAGCCTTGAAGGGACACCTTGAGGAGGCAGGAAAAGTTTTGCAAGGTCTTGAAAAGGAAATTGAAGTGGTGCACTCTCATTCGGTATCACTAACTAGAGCTGGTGGTAAAAGTGCATCTCCTGCAGTGTCAAAACTAATTCAAGCTTTTGAGTCAAAGGGACAACACGATGAGAATGAGGCAGAGGATGGTTCCATGAAAGAGGATCAATCACCAGCAACAGATCCTTTTGCTTCAATGAAAGAACACACAGGAAATTTGAAGGCAATCCTTAAGCGATTAACTCTAGATGCTAAGAATGCCAGTTTAATGTTCAAGACGGAGAGAGATGATATAAGCATTGCTAATTGCACTATCAGGGAGCTCAAGTTTCAGGCTGAAGCCCTGAAGGAACACAATGATAATTTGGAAGCAACCAACATCGAACTTGGTGTTCTTTATGAAGCTGCAAAGCAACAATTGTctgattttaatgaaaaaaacaacaagcttGAAGCTCTTTGTGATTCCCTGAGACAACAAGAATTCAGTCTTAAAGCAGAAAATTCTGAGTTTGGCAGAAAACTGAGTGACTGCGAATTGAAAATTGAAGATTTGCAGAGTCAGTTGCATGGTTTACAGAAAAGTTCAGATGAGAAGGCTTCCGTACTTCATGATGAACTAGCAAAATCCCAAATGGAAGCAGCTGAGAGGGCATTGACAGTTGAGCAGGAATGGAATTCAACCGTTGCCCAGATTATTGAAGCAGTTGATAGGCTAGATGTCTCTACTGGATTTTTGCTCACCTCCACCACCTCAATGCCCAGTCATGGTTCCTTGGATGTAAGTAGTCATGTTACTGCCTCTGTTAATGCTGCTACAAATATGATACAGGATCTGAAGGAGAAACTTGAAGCTTCTTCCAGAGACCATGAAACTGCCTCTAACTTATTCAATGGAGTGAGTGAGAAGTGCAATGAGTTGCTTGGAAAAAGTGAGTTGGCTAATGTCACTTTGCATAAGCTGTACTCTGAGCTAAGAAAAATTGTGATTGATTCATGTGGTTATGTGGAAGAAAGTAATTTACAAGATGAGGAATTTCCTGACACTGTAGATTATATTAGATTCAAAGCGCTTTTGGAGGAATTGGAGAATGCTTTGGCTGAGAGGCTACAACTTCAGTCTGCAAACAAGAAACTTAACTCTGAGTTGATGAGTCAAATAAAAGATATTGAGGAACTGAACAGAAGGTGCCATGATTTTAGTTCCATTCAAAGGCTAATTGAAGATGTTGAGGGTGAAGTGAAACTTGAAAATGGTGGGGCAGACTCAGAGACGACACCTGTTTCCCATCTGGAGTCATTGGTGTCTTTCCTTGTGCACAAATACAAGGAGGCTAAGGAGCAGGTTAACTCATCTAGAGAAGAGTTTGGTTCTAAGGTACTGGAAATGACAGAACTGCAGAAGGAGATACATCAGTTAACTGGGTTGACGCTTCAGCATGAGAATGAAATCCTTGTACTTAAGGAGCATTTGACCCAGGCTGAGGAAGCTCTTGTTGCTATGCGATCTGAGTGGCAGGAGAAAGTAAGTGAACTCCAACAGTCAGAGCAGAGGGTATCATCCATTAGAGAGAAGCTTAGCATAGCTGTTGCCAAGGGGAAGGGGCTGGTTGTGCAGCGTGACAGTCTCAAGCAGTCCCTGGCAGAGACATCTGGTGAATTGGACAGATGCTCACAGGAGTTACAGCTGAAAGATTCCAGGCTGCATGAAATTGAAGCAAAACTGAAGACCTATTCAGAGGCTGGTGGGCGTGTGGAAGCTCTGGAATCTGAACTTTCATACATCCGCAACTCAGCTACTGCACTGAGAGAATCTTTTCTTCTAAAAGACTCGGTACTCCAGAGGATAGAGGAGATTTTAGAAGATCTGGATCTGCCAGAGCATTTCCATTCAAGAGATATAATCGAAAAGGTCGATTGGTTAGCAAGATCAGCAACTGCAAACACTTTACTGCCTACAGATTGGGACCAAAAAAGCTCAGTTGGGGGTTCACATTCTGATACTGGTTTTGTTGTCACAGATACCTGGAAAGAGGATGTACAGTCTGGCTCAAATTCAGGGGATGATTTGAGAAGAAAATATGAGGAGCTTCAAAGTAAGTTTTATGGCTTGGCTGAACAAAATGAAATGCTGGAACAATCCTTGATGGAAAGGAACAACTTGGTTCAGAGATGGGAAGAACGTTTAGCTAGGATCAATTTGCCTTCCCACTTGCGGTTGGCCGAGCCAGAGGATCGGATTGAgtggttagaaaatgcactttCAGAGGCTAGCCATGATAGAAATTCTCTGCTGCAGAAGGTTGATGAACTTGAAAATTATTGCAGATCAGTTACTGCAGATTTGGAAGAGTCACAAGACAGAGTATCTCACCTAATTGCTGAGTTGCAGGAGTCATCAAAGAGAGTATCTGACCTTGAGAGAGACCTTCAAGCAGTTATCCTTGAGAGAGAGAACCTTTTTGAAAGATTGGAGATTCTGACTTCTGATGTTGAGAAACTTTCAGCAAGGACAGTCCAATTTGAACTCGACAATGAAAAACTGCAGAATGAAGCATCTGCTTTGCAGGAGAAATTGGTTGACAAGCTTGGGATTGAGGAGTGTATTCAGAGCATTAATGATGAGATAAGAAGGATGCAGGATTTGGTTTGTGATGCGTTGCAGGATCCTGGTGCAAAAGATTTTATATCTGATGGCAGCAGTACAGAGTGTCTGGAAAGATTACTGAGGAAGCTTTTAGAGAACTACACAACACTTTCTTCTGCAAAATCTGTGCCTGTCGAGGCAGTTGTAGATCACCATGCTAAAGGAACTGATGCCAATTTTATTGAAGGCCAAACTAGAGATATATTGGACTCTGAGAAATCTGATGCAGCTCTTCTGAAGAGAGATGCATGGGGTAATGAGGAAGAAAATGGGGATTCTCTGAAAAAAGAACTGGAAGAGACTTTGAGTGAACTGGCATGTGTGAAGGAGGAaagagacagagacagagagaagCAGCAGTCTTTGATTTGTGAAGTTGAAGCAAAGGAGAAAAAGATATTGGAGTTACAAGAGCTACTGCATCAGGAGGAACAGAAGTCTACTTCTGTGAGAGAGAAGCTGAACGTTGCTGTTAGAAAAGGGAAGTTATTGGTACAACAGCGTGATAGTCTGAAACAAACCATTGAAGAGATGAATGCGGAGTTGGTGCTCTTGAAATCTCAGATTAAGGACAGGGAAAATGCTCTTGCAGACAATGAACAGAAGATGAGAGACTTGGCCACTTACCCTGAAAGGGTGGAAGCCCTTGAAGCTGACAGTTCACTCTTGAGAAATCATTTGGCTGAAACTGAGCACCTTCTGCAGGAGAAAGGGCATACTTTAACCATGATGTTGAATGTTCTCGGGGACGTCGATGTTGGTGCTGAAATTTACAGCAATGATCCAATTGAAAAGTTGGGATACATGGGGAAACTATGCTGTGATTTGCATGCTGCTGTGGCTTCAGCCGAACAAGAATCTAAAAAATCTGGAAGAGCGGCAGAACTGCTGCTTGCTGAATTAAATGAAGTCCAAGACAGGAATGATAGTCTACAAGAGGAGCTGGCTAAAGCCAGTATTGAAATTTCAGAGATCTCCAAGGAAAGGGATACAGCGGAGGCTGCAAAACTGGAAGCTCTTTCACGTCTGGAAAGGTCGTTCACAGTTCATGCACaggagaaaaggaaacaatATTCAGAGCTTGCAGTGTTAAAATCTATGGCAGACAAACTCAGGAAAAGCTTCTCTGATATCAATGATCTACTGGGTGGTGTTTTCACCATGGAACTGGAATTTCTGCAAAATGTAGAGGCTGGTATGGCATCATGTGTTAAAAGAACAGAAACTAATCTTGCAGTTCTTGTTCCTCCTTTTAGCAGGGCTGATGGCATTACTTTCAACATTTCAGAAAACATG GACAACTTATCTGTGGAGTTTTCATCGCAATCCAGCATGCCAGATGATtttgatgataattttattattgaagttTGTAATACTGTGCAAGaattaatgaaagaaattgGTGCAGTTAAAGTAATATTAGGCGAACAttctggtgcattacataaccaAGCCAGAAATCTATCAAAATTGATTGGGATCCTTCACGGAGAAATGATTTCCCAAAAAGAGTCAATTGAGGCCCTGGAAAGAGAAAATAAGCATGTAAAATcagcagaaaaggaaaaggaaagggaaattGTTGTATTGCTCAGAAACATTAGTTTGCTTTATGACGCATGCACCAGTTCTATCATggaaatagaaaatagaaaagctGAAGTATCAGGAAATGCTTTGGCTACTGGTGACATGGCAGTGAACTGGAAACCTGCAAGATTCGCTGATGGTGGTGGGCATAATTTTCCATCTGAGGAGCATTTCAAGACCATGGCAGAAAGATTGTCCGTGGCAGTAAAGgattttttaagtataaaagGTGACATCACAGAgggtgaaaagaaagaaatgaaagtaATGATATCAAATTTGCAGAAAGAGCTTCAGGAGAAGGACATTCAAAGAGAGAGGATTTGCATGGAGCTAGTTAGTCAAATTAAGGAAGCAGAATCAGCTGTAACAAGCTACTCGCTAGATCTGCAATCTTCAAGAACTCGCATCTATGATTTGGAGAAACAGGTAGATGTGATGGAAGAGGAGCGGGAATTATTGAAGCAGAGAGTAAAGGAACTTCAAGATGGGCAAGCCATATCAGCAGATTTACAGGAGAGGGTCAGATCGCTGACCGATGTGCTTGCTGCAAAAGAGCAAG AAATTGAAACCCTGATGCAAGCTCTTGATGAGGAAGAGGTCCAGATGGAAGATttaactagcaaaacaaaagaactGGAAAAGATTTTGCAGCAAAAGAATTTGGACATTGAGAACCTTGAAGCTTCTCGTGGAAAGGCTCTGAAAAAGCTTTCCATCACTGTGAACAAGTTTGATGAGCTCCACCATTTTTCTGAAAGTCTCCTTGCTGAGGTTGAAAAACTTCAATCACAATTGCAAGAGCGTGATGCTGAAATATCTTTCTTAAGGCAAGAGGTCACTAGGTGCACCAATGAAGTTCTGGTTGCATCCCAGATGAGCAGCAAGAGAAATTCAGATGACATCCATGAATTGTTGATGTGGTTAGACACATTGGTTTCTCAAGCCGGGATGCAAGACGTTAATCTTTATGATAGCAGTACGGCACCTGAGCACAAGGAATTGCTCCAGAAGAAGATTACAAGCATTGTGTCTAAATTGGAGGATCTACAGGTGGTGGCTCAAAGCAGGGACACATTAGTGCAAACAGAAAGGAATAAAGTAGACGAGTTAACACGTCGAATAGAAAATCTTGAGAGCTCTTTACGTGAGAAAGAATCCCAATTAAATATGCTTGAAGGGGTTGAAGGTTTGGGACAGACAACCAACTCAGTCTCAGAAATTGTGGAAGTTGAACCGGTG ATCAACAAATGGGTAGCCCCTGTGCCCTCCAGTTCATCGCAAGTTCGCAATTTGCGCAAAGTCAACAATGATCAAGTTGCTATTGCTATAGATGAGGATCCTGTTGGCAAGAATAGTTTagaggatgaagatgatgataaag TTCATGGTTTCAAGTCGCTTACTACATCGAGAATTGTACCGAAGTTTACAAGACCTGTGTCTGACATGATAGATGGTCTATG GGTTTCTTGTGACCGGGCATTAATGCGTCGGCCTGCCCTACGTCTTTGTATAATTATCTACTGGGCTATCTTGCATACACTTCTTGCAACTTTTGCGGTTTAG